From Candoia aspera isolate rCanAsp1 chromosome 4, rCanAsp1.hap2, whole genome shotgun sequence, a single genomic window includes:
- the ARL4D gene encoding ADP-ribosylation factor-like protein 4D, which yields MTMGNQLAPVPPFLPHLQALHVVIVGLDAAGKTSLLYRLKFQEFVKSAPTKGFNMEKIRVPLGGSRIITFQVWDVGGQEKLRPLWKSYMRRTDGVVFVVDSAEVERLEEARVELHRIAHSSDNQGVPVLVLANKQDVAQALSVAEVEKRLGLRELYTSTLSHIQGCSAISGLGLQPGLEKLYEMILKRKKLLRHGKKKR from the coding sequence ATGACTATGGGGAACCAGCTGGCACCTGTACCTCCTTTCCTGCCCCATTTGCAGGCCCTGCATGTGGTCATAGTTGGATTAGATGCAGCTGGCAAAACATCACTGCTTTACCGCCTGAAGTTTCAGGAGTTTGTCAAGAGCGCACCCACCAAGGGCTTCAACATGGAGAAGATCCGGGTGCCACTGGGAGGCTCTCGCATCATCACTTTCCAAGTATGGGATGTGGGTGGACAGGAAAAGCTGCGTCCTCTCTGGAAATCCTACATGCGCCGTACAGATGGGGTTGTTTTTGTGGTGGACTCAGCAGAGGTTGAACGTTTGGAAGAGGCTCGAGTTGAGTTGCACAGAATTGCCCACTCCTCAGACAACCAGGGAGTCCCTGTATTAGTGCTGGCCAATAAACAGGATGTGGCCCAGGCACTCTCTGTagctgaggtggagaaacgcCTTGGCTTACGTGAACTGTACACTTCTACCTTGAGCCATATCCAAGGTTGCAGTGCCATCAGTGGCCTAGGCCTCCAGCCAGGCCTGGAAAAACTGTACGAAATGATTCTCAAACGCAAAAAACTCCTTCGCCATGGTAAGAAGAAGCGCTGA